A stretch of Mya arenaria isolate MELC-2E11 chromosome 14, ASM2691426v1 DNA encodes these proteins:
- the LOC128218506 gene encoding uncharacterized protein LOC128218506, with protein MGGADFHDSTTVSAFISETTEIDVTAVIRATVDTYFVTVSTPVSSGSALATVNSVAITRIGSNLLCMEGRILTLTSQQYVSHSQVITMTYDLGPVTNPDFAARSSFLLPSNDTMEEEIDFIISVQITDHVMNVQGALVAIETTLTGQSGVSYTSQSYVQVQVSGTETPELIFDFAMEQFSHWEKIPGDNVTCSVSLRLTNTSTAHALDVALHIMTPYYIGLSELPNVTTADANVITYLPEPGLKLSIWEIDFTDVVTFSIMLMLDPNRKIPIGSTNVETVIPVDLTYRGAVRADRAATGVIYTDILVNEFGFDTELPDVLGLQSGAVLDCQMTASSYLDPNTPSSGRLITGIGWKPSVRGEPFCGSEWLQVDFGSDTYVTGFKLQSSNDDAQDVVSSFTVKYSLNGYAWYDITEMDGVTPKSFTLSVPGNANRNDVYDVTLLEKERFSARYIRVVSTDVRCTVGLRLEVLGVKSTTSAYDCSSVTSNTSPLPEQSYVVNTDTGTILVCGASEVDGDVVCSKSDDAGTSWQPLDDNIGNIVAVVTNTSYIIAVSHDNSSYLLSEDDGVTWDILANEELAELQTLPGYLTSISFPYADYRGETDNEMYAVYGTDGDGFKLTGTLEGMQ; from the exons ATGGGCGGAGCTGACTTCCATGACAGCACCACGGTTTCAGCCTTTATCTCCGAGACAACTGAGATTGACGTCACTGCGGTTATACGGGCCACTGTTGATAcatattttgtgacagtttCAACCCCAGTCAGCAGTGGATCAGCACTtg cTACCGTTAATTCTGTCGCAATCACAAGGATTGGTTCCAACCTTTTATGTATGGAAGGGAGAATTCTGACCTTGACCTCACAGCAGTATGTGTCACACAGCCAGGTCATAACCATGACCTATGACCTTGGACCTGTTACTAACCCAG ATTTTGCGGCAAGGAGCTCTTTTCTGCTTCCATCCAATGACACAATGGAAGAAGAGATTGATTTCATCATTTCTGTTCAAATTACTGATCATGTGATGAATGTGCAAGGTGCTCTGGTTGCCATAGAGACAACATTGACCGGCCAATCAGGAGTCTCATATACTAGCCAATCATATGTCCAGGTTCAAGTTAGTGGGACTGAGACACCAGAGCTAATTTTTGACTTTGCTATGGAACAATTTAGTCATTGGGAGAAGATTCCAGg TGACAATGTCACATGTAGTGTCTCACTGCGTCTGACGAACACATCGACCGCACATGCACTAGATGTGGCACTGCACATTATGACACCATATTACATTGGCTTGAGCGAGCTTCCGAATGTCACCACTGCCGACGCCAACGTCATTACCTATTTGCCGGAACCTGGTCTTAAATTATCT ATTTGGGAGATAGACTTTACCGATGTCGTAACGTTTTCCATCATGCTCATGCTTGACCCAAACCGGAAGATACCGATTGGTTCTACCAACGTGGAGACAGTTATTCCTGTAGACCTTACATATCGAGGTGCTGTTCGGGCAGACCGGGCTGCCACAGGAGTTATTTACACTGACATACTTGTGAACGAGTTTGGATTTGATACGG AGCTACCTGATGTCCTAGGGCTACAATCAGGGGCAGTACTGGACTGTCAGATGACCGCCTCCTCCTATCTAGACCCCAACACTCCTTCTAGCGGCCGCCTCATCACTGGAATTGGCTGGAAACCATCTGTTCGTGGGGAGCCATTTTGTGGAAGTGAGTGGCTTCAG GTGGATTTTGGTTCCGACACGTATGTTACCGGATTCAAGCTCCAGTCGAGCAATGATGACGCCCAGGATGTTGTTTCCTCATTTACCGTGAAGTACAGTTTGAACGGTTATGCTTGGTACGACATCACTGAAATGGATGGCGTCACCCCCAAG tCATTTACCCTCTCAGTTCCTGGAAATGCGAACAGAAATGATGTTTACGATGTCACCCTATTGGAGAAGGAGCGTTTTTCTGCGCGCTACATACGTGTGGTCTCCACTGACGTACGATGCACTGTGGGGCTACGTTTGGAGGTACTGGGTGTCAAGTCAACGACGAGTGCAT ATGACTGTTCAAGCGTGACGTCAAACACCAGCCCACTTCCAGAGCAGAGTTACGTGGTGAACACGGACACAGGAACCATCTTAGTCTGTGGAGCTAGCGAGGTCGA CGGTGATGTTGTTTGCTCAAAATCAGATGATGCAGGGACATCATGGCAGC cACTTGACGATAACATTGGAAATATCGTTGCTGTAGTAACAAATACCAGTTACATTATTGCCGTGTCACATGACAACAGTTCCTACCTCCTCAGTGAAGATGATGGGGTCACATGGGATATTTTGGCCAATGAGGAGCTAGCTGAGCTACAGACATTACCAGG ATATCTGACGTCCATCAGTTTTCCATATGCTGATTACCGAGGGGAGACAGATAATGAAATGTATGCAGTGTATGGAACTGACGGAGATGGTTTCAAATTGACAG